GGTGGAAAGAAACTCTGAACAACCTGGCGCCAACACGCTCTGCTGTTTCAATTTCCTTTCACCGcacttttacttcggtgatagcaaaaagaccctagactcgcccatgatacattctaggacgactcttaACGTCTTTTTCATACCATGCTAGTAAAActgcgatgaaaataaattccaacagcggggcatgctggcgccgggttgttcgcgtttctttccatcgaagTAGTACATAGCATGGACATTCCAGTACCTGCTGTGGGTCTATGCTGTGGGATGTACTTTCGGTCTATGAGCTCTCAGTGTTAAAATTTCACTGCCCATGAAACGCGGGCATTGAGCTGAAACAAAAACATTCTCATTTCAATCCTGGCACACATAATGGAATGGGTGTTCATGATCGATCAATTAGGCAGAAGTAAACAGAATACAATAACAGTAGTGATGTAAATGCTAATGCTCAAACATCAATACTTCTGTGCTGTTTCAGGTTATCTTTCTTCATGGCCTGGGAGATACAGGGTAAGAGGCATTACAGGCATCTCCTAATACTAATCATAAAGTTTAGGCATTCCTAATTTATCCCCAGGGGGGCATTGCCTTCACTGCTGTTTATATTCACCTAATCGACAAAGTGCTTTTCTTGCATAAAAAAGCATGCTGGAACCCaatttatactttttttttgcacccatgTGCTTCTATAGTGACATCTTTAGAGCGTTTTAGTGAGTGCACTAATGCGTGTCTGTTTTCCAAACTATGCAGGTTGGGCTGGTCATCCGTATTCGAGGCAATACGTCAGCCACACGTCAAGTACATATGCCCCACAGCGTGAGTATCGCCAGAGTTTTCTTCTGCCCTTGTTGTAGCATTGTTTGCAAGTATTGACGAACTTCATTAGTTTTCTAGTTGCATGTTCAACGCCAAAATACAGGCTGTCAGAGTGTAGTGCATAGAACTGCAGTTAGCATTGGTTTTCATTTGTTACGAAGAATGTAGGTAATATTGTGTGGCCCACCATTTTGCAGGCCAGTCATTCCTGTCACGCTGAATGGAGGCATGAGAATGACTGCATGGTTCGACCTTTGCTCCCTGGACCCAAACGGCCGGGAGGATGAGAGCGGCATCAAATCTGCTGCCGAAGGAAGTAGGTTATCATGACTGCTTGTAAGGGTACGGACGCTTGGGAGCAGTCTGAACTAGTGGATGCTGAAGGCAGGAAAATACCTTCAAGTTGTAGTGCTTGCTGAATGTATTGCAGAGTTGTGCAAAAGACTTGAAAGGCATGTGTTAGTTTCTTGAGACAAAACAGTGTACAGCACGGTCTAGTACGATGGTGGACCTTGTTAGAACTTCAGCAGTGGTCAGCCTTTCAGTATTGATTTTGAATCATCAACCATGCCTTTTGGTGTCTTCTCAAAAGTCTTGGTGTCAAAACATGGAACACAGTTTGGGTGTTCCCTGTCCGTCTATGTTACTACACCTCGTAACTAAGTTGTTCTTTGCAACTGTGCATAGCTGCAGTCTGATGCACAGTTTCATTTTGATAGTGGCGGGAGGCATGACGGAAAGAATCTTTACACCAGCCGCGATCATGTAGTGTGATTATAACTCAGGTTGACAACAGCATTCAGTGACAGTCATTGAAGGATGACACAGCAAGCTTCTTCCAGGTTGCTGTTATGGGTACCTCTTGAGTACAGGGCACACCAGACACAAGGAGCATGCTGCAGCGCAGTGAAGTGATGCCCAACAGCTGCAGGGTGTCTGGCCATTTCCGGGGCCTATATACACCTGTTTGGCTGGTTTTGCTGGAGAGGAGTCACTCTGAAACCAATTCACTTTATTTTTTGCTTGTTGAGTGGCACCTAAAGTGGTCTAAACAAGTCTCATACACCCTGTACTGTGGCCCTTAAAACGTATAGACgcctaacttttgggtgcatgTTCTTTCCTTTGCAATGAAGTGTAAGGCATTATCATAAATGGATTACCGCATGGTAATCTCccatgactgctaaataatttgtaattgaatttctttctCACGCTATTTTGGTTTCTGTTTCAACAGCTAAATGATGACTTAtaagtcacgtgaggcatgaaaaaaaaaagcgatataattgcgcagctggcaaaggacaggattaattggagaggcctttgccctgcagtgggtatagtcaggcttatggtgatgatgatgatgctaaagCCAGTCTGCCTCAAAGGgccagaatgacaacgaatgtagaagcaacaattttattgcagttttttcatgcctcatatGACCTATAAGCACAcgatgtcacagtcatcgtttggGTGTTGAAACTAAAACTGAAacaggatgacagaaaaatgtgattatgaattatttaatggtcgtaggcgaataccacatgttGGTTCATGCAtggtagcgtcttctgcatcgtTATAGTGAAGAAAACTTGCCGCCGAAATTGGGTGTCTAAACTCCTTCAACACACTTTCTACCCTGAGAAGAGTCCTGAAATAGTCTTTGTCTGTGAGGGTGATAGCCAACCACAAAATTGTAGGGTGAACATCAATGAAGATCAAAACAAGTAGCAGACACATGCCACTGAATTCAAGAAGGAAATTGCATTTCTGTTACAGCTACATGCTTGGCATTCTTTTGGCAGTGTGATCAAAGACCTTGCTCTGGTGATAGCAGGAATTGATGTTGCTGGCAGCAGATGTCTTGTGACATTCGGGGTCTTGCTTAATTACTGGTTTAGCAGACGCTGCAAGGAAGCGCATGAAATGTggttttgctctctctctctgcctgtgGCATTGCCAGTCCACAGGCTGATAGCCGATGAGGAGAAGGCAGGCATTTCCTCGGACCGCATTGTGCTGGGCGGCTTCAGCATGGGTGGGGCCCTGGCGCTCTACTCGGGCCTGCGTTACCCCAAGCCCCTGGCTGGCATCCTGGGCCTGAGCTGCTGGCTGCCTCTGTTCAGACAGTTCCCGGTGGTAAGTCTAGTGTTCCCACACCTCTAGTTTCACTTGTCACCGATTCTCGCCGCTTAGGATCGCACTTAAATTCACTCCGTTGAAACATTTTGCTTGCTAATAAGCTCCACCGTATACGCTTCAAATGAAATTCATGTGGTGTTTTGCCACCTAAAATGAACACACAGGAATAGGAATGTCGTCATGCAGTGTTTTGTGGGAAAAAAAGCAGAATGCTCCCGATTCTGCATGTGCGCAAAAAGGTGTGACTTTGGAATAGCAGCAGAAGCATTACCAAAGCAGGGATCTCGGGTCAAAGCAGTTCACACAAAGTTGCATGGTGCTATATGCATTCCCCACTGTTGCTAGGACTGAACGCTTGGAGAATACTTCGTGAAGATATCGAACCTACCAGCTGAGCAGGCGGTAATACATGCATTCTCCCATTGCTAATGGCCTCGTTAATTTTAATCATGTTAGTGTGTAACATTTGGCACAGTGCATTTGTGGATTGTAggtaaatataataataataataataataataattggtttttggtggaaaggaaatggcgcagtatctgtctcatatatcgttggacacctgaaccgcgccgtaagggaagggataaaggagggagtgaaagaagagataggtaaaattattttttaatttttttttaagtcagTCGACTCTAAAACAATAAAACCCACATAGGTAAATATATGCaaaattattttttaatttttttttaagtcagTCGGGAACCAAGAGACCTGTTGGTTCACCCCCTCAAGGTGAAATCCATCTTGTAAATGGAGCCGCATGGTAGACTAGCAGCCACATGTCACATTTCAACGAGGCGTGAAATGCGAACGACGCCCATGCGTTATGCGATGTTGGCGTACATTGGTAAGCCTCAGGCAATTGAAATTATGCACAGTTAGCAAAGGCACACTCATGTTGCTGCCACAAATCTCGGGAAATTTTCCACAAAGTAGAGCCAAATCTTGGGCTACTTGAGTTTAGAGAGAAACATTGATTCAAAAGGCACAACACCGCCTCTCATCTATGCAGAAAGGCGCGCCACTCTTGGCTGAGGTCGTGCCGCGCAGGGCCAGGTCACCACCACATCAGTCGTCGATGGGGTCAGAGGTTAACTTAACCGACCTAGATCGTCCTGGCCACAGCCGAACGAGGGGACGTCAATTCATACCGCGCAAAGCGGCAGCACCCAAAAAGGGTGCGCCGGCAGAGGACTCGGAGCCGCCCGGTCCAGCTGAACGCGTGCACGGAGAGGAAGAGAATATGGAAGTCGCCCCTTCCGCTTCTTCCTCCTCCGAACCACCCTCCCCGTCGGGGTCTGAGAAAGATGGCCAGAAGGAGACGATGGTGAGGAGCCGTCCCTCCTCCAAAAATTGAGGCCCGAGCGAACAGTGGGCCTTGAAACACCCGAATGTAGCGTAACCACAATCGTAGTGCGATGGTCGCTTTCACGGATGCAAACAGGAAAAGCAACATAAAGGTGCACGAATGTAACGCAAAAAAAGGGGCCGCAGTATAGTACCGAAAATTGTGTAGAAATTTATGAACAACATTAGTACTTCTAAAGGTGGCTTTTCTGGCCTCGCCTCCAGAGAAAGGCAAGGCCGCCTTTGAGTTTTAACAAAGTACGGAATATGCTACCACCGTCATGACTTGAAGGTTTCACACACCCGCTTCTTTATCCAGAGAGCCGCTTTGAAAATAAGCACAGGAGTCTGACCGCGTTGCCTCCACGTCGACTGTGTGCTTTGGAAGCTACGGGCTACATCATAAAGATGA
This portion of the Amblyomma americanum isolate KBUSLIRL-KWMA chromosome 10, ASM5285725v1, whole genome shotgun sequence genome encodes:
- the Apt1 gene encoding acyl-protein thioesterase 1 is translated as MGGNTASAMQSPVIVAATAKHTATVIFLHGLGDTGLGWSSVFEAIRQPHVKYICPTAPVIPVTLNGGMRMTAWFDLCSLDPNGREDESGIKSAAEGIHRLIADEEKAGISSDRIVLGGFSMGGALALYSGLRYPKPLAGILGLSCWLPLFRQFPVAAVGNHETPILLCHGDSDDLVPVHWGQLTSELLKKFARDVTFRQYKGMGHSSCEEETKDVAVYLQSRLPPQP